From a single Elusimicrobiota bacterium genomic region:
- a CDS encoding HipA N-terminal domain-containing protein, which yields MDQTQRAVVFCKDKRAGLLTKKVEGYEFSYDASYLSDPLAVPISLAMPLRAEKYESQALFPFFDGLLPEGWLLDLTCAAAKIDKDDKFRLLLQTGQDPVGAVSVRPLEDERHG from the coding sequence GTCGTCTTTTGCAAAGACAAACGGGCTGGACTGCTAACCAAGAAGGTCGAGGGCTATGAATTCAGCTATGACGCCTCATACCTGTCCGACCCTCTCGCAGTGCCGATCAGCCTAGCGATGCCGTTGCGCGCGGAGAAATATGAGTCGCAAGCGCTCTTCCCATTTTTCGACGGCCTGCTGCCAGAGGGCTGGCTCCTCGACCTCACGTGCGCCGCAGCCAAGATCGACAAGGACGACAAGTTCCGCCTCTTGTTGCAGACGGGGCAAGACCCGGTCGGAGCCGTCAGCGTCCGCCCGTTGGAGGATGAACGGCATGGCTAG
- a CDS encoding HipA domain-containing protein, whose product MASCLCCTKPIAEEGRYHPRCLKELFGSTRVPAIPFGLADLPAQVLKTGARMSISGVQIKASVRLNPEKFQLEVVAAGGTYVLKPEPQQFPALPQNENLCMSMAADLGLPVPAHGLFPMADGGLCYLVARFDRVGDERLQNETLFQILQATEKYEGSLERIGKAIRTHAANIGLDTIDFFERVLFCFLTGNGDMHLKNWALLIRDKKVGLAPCYDLICSKVYLPSETDSALTLGGKNDKLKRSDFEAMAAYLQIDSKAAGDIFEKFCRAQEQMREAVGRAELPFHLKQKLDDVIKARYKRLYGGPAAISVDVPPADESHSA is encoded by the coding sequence ATGGCTAGCTGCCTCTGTTGCACGAAGCCCATCGCTGAGGAGGGACGCTACCACCCACGCTGCCTCAAGGAGCTCTTCGGTTCGACGCGTGTTCCGGCCATCCCCTTCGGCTTGGCGGACCTGCCGGCCCAAGTCCTTAAGACCGGGGCGCGCATGTCGATTTCAGGCGTGCAGATCAAGGCCTCGGTCCGGCTCAATCCCGAGAAATTCCAACTTGAAGTCGTCGCGGCCGGCGGGACTTATGTCCTCAAGCCGGAACCTCAGCAGTTCCCAGCGCTTCCGCAGAACGAGAACCTCTGCATGAGCATGGCCGCTGATTTGGGCCTGCCCGTCCCTGCGCATGGCCTTTTCCCGATGGCCGACGGCGGGCTCTGCTACCTCGTCGCCAGGTTCGACCGGGTCGGTGATGAAAGACTGCAAAACGAGACGCTGTTCCAGATCCTCCAGGCGACCGAGAAATACGAGGGCTCGCTTGAGCGGATCGGCAAGGCGATCCGGACACACGCAGCCAACATCGGGCTCGACACGATAGACTTTTTTGAGCGTGTGCTGTTCTGCTTCCTGACCGGCAACGGCGACATGCATCTGAAGAACTGGGCCCTGCTCATCCGCGACAAAAAGGTCGGGCTTGCGCCCTGCTACGACCTGATCTGCTCAAAGGTCTATCTCCCCAGCGAGACTGATTCCGCGCTGACGCTCGGCGGCAAGAACGACAAGCTCAAGCGGTCGGACTTCGAGGCTATGGCCGCCTACCTCCAGATCGATTCAAAGGCGGCGGGCGACATCTTCGAGAAGTTTTGCCGCGCGCAGGAGCAGATGAGGGAGGCGGTCGGCAGGGCCGAGCTGCCTTTCCACCTGAAGCAGAAGTTGGACGACGTCATCAAGGCGCGCTACAAGCGGCTCTACGGGGGACCAGCGGCCATCTCAGTCGACGTTCCTCCGGCTGATGAGTCCCACTCCGCCTAG